From Clarias gariepinus isolate MV-2021 ecotype Netherlands chromosome 1, CGAR_prim_01v2, whole genome shotgun sequence:
catttatggAAATGATACGATATCAATACTTTGGAATCAATTCGAATTGAGTATCAcagtttataaatatcccaaataTATATTATCTGATTAAGCAAATAAATAGCTCTGACCACGCAGGATGCTGTTCCGCCTGTCAATGTGTGAACCGTTTAAAGGAAATCATCACTGGTGATGAGaaatggattcatcactacgatcctgagagtaaacggcagagtatggaacggaaacatcctcaatcacggACCGAGAAagagttcaaaagtcaaccatcagctaaAAAAGTTCATGCTTTGTATTTGTTATTTGATTATATACTTTGATGCATttctatatttgtttttgtggttAAATGCTGCAGTTCTtctatgatcctacaggtggtgctctaaactCTTCACAAATTGAAATTACTGAACATAAACAAGGCTATTTCTGTGTACATTCATTAATGAATGTTTATAATtatgaaaatgtcaaaacaaaCAAGACGTCAAAAACCCAAACAAGTGAAGATTGTTCTTTGCAGATTGTATAAAAAGCTAAAAGTACAGGCTGCATGAAGCAGTTTgcaagattattattttattatagataAATGTTGCACCACTTTCCTCATTAACGCCCCCATGTAGGATGCAGAAATCATAATGTACTGCATCCTACATGGCTGTGAATGGAATTAGATTTAAGCAGAAAGTAAGTGCATattgggcggcacggtggtgtagtggttagcactggattgattcccgtctctgtgtgcatggagtttgcatgttctccccatgcttggtggtttccctccgggtactccggtttcctcccacagtccaaagatatgcaggaaAGGCTAATTgttattcccaaattgcccgtagtttgtatgtgtgtgtgccctgcgatggattggcaccctgcagggtgtaccccgcctcatgccctaagcctcctgggatagacccCTGGAAAATACGTTTGTATTgatatgtaatgtaaatgtcaaaCACTGACTGATTGCAcacacaaatttttaaaaatatgaattaattaaacCAGAATGCATTTCCATGACAGtgcattttttgtgtttaaataataaaataataaaataaaaaaataaaaaaataaaatcttttttcacAGTGTAAGTAATCAGACagcttaatttacatttagcagatgaCCTTAGCCAGAGCACCTTACATTTGATCTCGTTATACATCAGAGCAAtggagggttaagggcctggcTCAACGGCCCAACAGTGGTACTGTAGCTCAATGGcactggggtttgaacctagaaccttctgatcagtagtatCTTCATTTGCATAATCATCTTCCTAACTattatttctttgcattttAACATTGTAAGTGAGACTTTAAGATTCTTGTTATGTAAAGTGACGGAAAAACTGTGTGACTTTACCAATGTTCAcactaattttataaaatatgggctgaatatacagaataatataataaagtaaaagaatGTGTGACAGTAATGTGTAGCTTTTATTTGACATGTTTTCAAATGACATCAGTGTAAAAGGAATTAATTTCTTGTTTTacctaatttattttaaataataaggtTTAATCCTGCAGCACATTCCAAAATGATTTAGGACTTGATATGATACatgatataatatattttataaggaaAAGGTATGAAGCGAAGAGTTAAAACAAGTTGGCAAAGTCCTCTGTTTATGCTTTACCCTGAAGACATTTGGGACAGTGATTAAAATCACTGAACATGAAAAgctaaaacaaaattttagctttctttttttgataTTTACAGTCAGACATGTTACTTACCACTTCAGCCCTGGGCTTCGCCTGTAAAAATTTGGATTTGTGGTTAAAATGGATAAAATATCATAGCTGTCTATGGGGGACAAGCTAAGGAACAGAATGAAAAAACCTATTAAAGTATCTTTATTAGAAATGCTAATGTAAACACTTGGCTGTCCAAATTCTTTGCAGTGTGGTTCAGAAACTTTAAAAGTCCAAATCAAcaactgggtttttttttttttttttaaaaagaagagatGAACTAGTGAGTGCAACCATGTCTAGAAAAAATGCAGAAGTTCTCTCTCatctcatctctctctgtcgagctacacatgtcactcctgagctgccagtgatccagaccccctctgccctctggacctgtctgactcatcctggtgtctcgcttctggttgaagatctcgttaCATGGAGGCCCCATGTAGTCTGTTTGGGATGTGTGTGACTGGGGATGggtccactttaccatgaagtcGGTCCTGGTCTTAGCTGGTGACTCCGAAGGCtcatagttcaggactgaaatttcctaCAGTTTTGTATCTGAGCCTCTAacaatgaactggactccatattaacttaaacacatctcctgttatactgaacttccagcctcctaacacacagtgtgactgcagatcaatccctgctagccgttatcacccagatgaggatgggtttcctgttgagtctggttcctcttaaggtttcttcctatttctAAATCGCAGGACGATTTTTCTCTCTTctgcttgttcatcagggacgatctgatcattctcattcatacacattcgtaattttcttttgattctgtaaaggtgctttgcaacaataaccactgtaaaattttatacaaataaaattgaattggatcgaattaaaaagaaagaagttcAGCGATCTTTGCACAGCATTTCCCCACAAAAAATCTTTTGCTGTTGAGCAATTCGAAGGGGAAGTTAGTCTTATGCTTTAACAGTAGACTAGGGAGAATTTGCTATGTCAGCTGTAAACCATTGCTTTATATAGCTACATTCTTCCTGTCATACTGCCCTAAAATTTcccttcatttacatttaggcattttggcagacgctcttatccagagcgacttacatttttatttcattatacatctgagcagttgagggttaagggccttgctcaagggcccaacagtggcaacttggtggttgtggggtttgaacctgggatcttccgaaccgtagtccaatgccttaaccactgagctacccctggccttcATGTCAGCACTAAGTCTTAAATGTGTTTTCCTTATACTTCTTTCCTATTTGTCTTAACTATACACTTGTAAGCCATTACTATGACATATTATGTTATTTATTCGTACCACTTTCAGTAAAGTTAGTGTTACTGCATGTTTAATCCATCATATTAATACTATAATTATGTATTTTGAtcaatataatacatataagTGACACACTTTTATAAATATGCCAACAGagtacagtgcaaaagtctaaggtaccctgtgtgtgtgtatgtttttagcacttttattagcatttttaagCACAAAAAGCATTTCTGATTTACAACCATTAGTATTCCAAAACAAAATTGAACACTATAGAAAAATATTTCTATGCCAGAAAATAAAGCAGCACaaacaacaatcactaaatttCATATAAAAGGTAAATTGTACCTGAGACTAAAAGGGTCCTTAAAGCATGGTCACATCAAATACTGATATTGCTTCATCAAATTATGTTTACTGAGTCCGCACTTATAATAAAGTCACAcggtcttatcagcgctttccgttGTGCAGTGAGTTACATCGGTTcatttttgaaacacattacatcagttCATCAACTGCGAAAATGTATGCGCCACTTGTGCTTTGCACGAAAGAAaagcagcgtgcagtgattagatttttttgtggtctgggggtgtacctggtgccaaaACAACTCACTGAAGAGCGTATGcagaagcgtttggatatcCGCAAACACAATTTGGATCTTTAAGAAAGTTGCACTGAATTACCAACATGTAAGGGTAAGTAACTTGATGTTAACTTTGAGACAACTTTGACTTCTTGACAATCCGAAAAGTGATATGGCTCCTATGCTGCGTGAATGAGTTGGTGTTTTCGGAGAGCTTTCGACAGGTCAAAGCCCtgcccacactgtgagcagcgaaatggcttctctcctgtgtgaacgcGCTGGTGTCGTTTGAGACTACTTGACAGACTAAAACACTTTCCGCACTGGGAGCAGCGATGCGGCTTATCTCCATTGTGGACGCGTTCGTGTTGTTGGAGACTACTTAACAGACTGAAGCTCCTTCCACATGGTAAACAGTGATACGTTTTCTCTCCTGTATGAACGCTCTGGTGTCTTCGAACTTGACTCTCTCGATTAAAACCCTTTCCGCACATCGAGCAATAATGAAGCCTCTCTCCTGAATGAATGCTCTGATGCTCCTTAAGAGTCGTCTTGTACTTAAAACTCCTCCCGCACTCagagcagtgatacggcttctctcctgtgtgaacacGCTGATGTCGTTGGAGAGTACTTAACAGACTAAAgctctttttacattgtaaacaGTGATGTGATTTCTCCCCTGTATGAACGTGCTGGTGTCTTACAAAATTGCTTTCTCTGTTAAAACCTTTTCCGCACAGCGAGCAACAATAGAGCATCTTCCCCGAGTGAACGGTCTGATGTTCCTGTAAAGTCGACCTATGTTTAAAGCTCTCTCCGCACTCTGAGCAGCGATACGGCATCTCTTTGGTGTGAAGCCGTTGGTGTGCTGTGAGATTACCCTTCTGTCTGAAACTTCTCCCGCACTGTGAGCAGACGAacggtttctctcctgtgtggatGAGCCGGTGTGCTCGTATAGAGGTCATGTAACTGAAACGCTTCCCACACTctgagcagtgatacggcttctctgaTGAGTCTGTGCGCTTTTCGGTTTGGAGTTTATTCGAAGAAGTAATAGTCTTTCCTTGGTCTGAGCGAGTGTGAAgttctttctttatttgtgaAGAATTGCTAAGAGGATCAGATGTACTGGAATCGGTATGATGGCTACTGGAGTCTCCTGTTGGCGTCATGTTTCCGTGTATGTctagggaaaaaataataataatcaaactcAATagcatatatacagtggtgttcaaaataatagcagtgtgttgaaaaaaagtgagtaaagctccatatccatataataacttttaatttaaatcacataagtGCATTGGACAGCACTCCATAACattaatcttgttggtctgaaACCAAGAtgctcgcttactggtgtgtctgggatcgttgtcttgttaaaacacccatttcaggggcatttcctcttcggcataaggcaacatgacctctttaagtattctgatgtacttaGATTAATCCATGATACCCTTCAATGTAATTTATAGGCCCAATACCACGAGAAGCATCCCCAAATCATGATGCgtgtgcctccatgcttcactgtcttcacagtgtactgtggcttaaattcagtgtttgggggcctgactaattgtctgcggcctctagacccaaaaaggacaatcttgctttcatgcacaggacaaccttttccccatttatccttaaataaggggaacttgtttgacgcctgtttttttaagaataatttacctctctaattgaactccacactgctattattttgaacagactaatatttgtttttcttcacattaaacttataatacatttagcacatttttcatcatgttgtgattcagaatagaatgtgcagggagtccaatgcatttaggtaatttacatttttactagaAATATTAATTGATTATGAGTATAAGGGTAAGTTGAAAATTATTTGCACCCTGgctgtaaaaagtattttaattaacttttagaaaaaacaaatatataatttttcaacataatctcCTGGCTGTTCAATACcatccatctgtcaacaagctttcatattctctcattcaaattttgtttgcagaaatCTAATCACTTCTGTTCATACTCTTCTGTAAGTTGTTTCGACACCaagtacaccctcagaccacaaaagaGCTATGaatcactgcatgctgctctttttttgtgcaaatcacaagcggGGCTTTCATTTCTGCTCGCACCACAATTAGAAATAAAGtaatgtaacacgttcacacctgcacagcactGACTGGAAAGACAGGAGCCTTGAACAGAAAGTGCTGATGAGACAGTgtggccaacagaagttttaatctaatcggagtgcggataatttctgactcaccctcatatatacagtactgtcaaAAGTCTTATTATAGTATGTTGCCTGAGACTttagcacagtactgtataataataataataataataataataataataaaagctttaCAAAGCGCAATATATTGTATAGATCTTTTCCTTTTAAGTAACTAACAAAAAAGTCGTTCAACATCGTGAAAATttgtattattcttattttatgaATTGTGTAAAACCTCCCTAAAAAACCTTCTTTTATAAATAGATCAAAAATGgaataatgcaatatttttaaagttaaagttaaacaCAGTTATTAGGAACTAGATACTATTTCATCTGAAGTAGAAATCCGGTCAGTAACCAGTTTTACTTTAACTTACCTCAGGATTAcctaaagatcagcagattttTTATCTCCTtccttctttattattatttttaattcgATCAGATTGACCAGTCTCTGTGGAAACAGCTGTATGTAGAGATGATTTCAGCTCAGCTGGTTAACTTCATGCTCATATGCGGAACAAAAcagtttttcttctcctttgtcTCGTAGTGAAGTTTTAACACCACCTCCTGGACTGGAAGATGGACAAAGCAGTTAAAGATCCATGACCTACAGAATCAGCTTTGTTCCAAATTTTTCCAAAttaatttttcttcttctttgtctttcagctgttccctttcaggggtcgccacagcgaattatctgccttcatctaaacctatcctctgcatcctcttctcttacaccaactaacttcatgtcctccctcactgcatccatgaatctcctctttggtcttcctctagatctcctgcctggcagttccaacctcagcatccttctaccgatatattcacaatctctactctgaacatgtccaaaccacctcagtctggcctctctgactttatctccaaaacatctaacatgggttgtccctctgatgaactcattcctatccatccttgtcactcccaaagagaaccttaacatcttaagctctgctacctccaactctgcctcctgttttttcttcagtgccactgtctttaAGCCGTAGAGCcacgctggtctcaccactgtcctgtacacctttacTTTTATTCTCACTGATACTACAGTATTTTGTTACACAaaacacctgacacttttctccacccattccaacctgcctgtacccacctattcacctcctttgaacactctccattgctctggactgttgaccctaagtacttaaaatcctgaaccttctttacctctgctccctgtagcctcaccgttcctcttaattccctctcattcacacacatgtattgcgtcttgctgtggctaaccttcatgcctctgctttccagagcatacttccacctctccaaatttttcttcacctgtttcctgctctcgctacaaagcacaatgtcatctgcaaacatcatagtccaatGGAGACTCCTGtttaacctcatctgtcatcctgtccattaccagagcaaacaaaaaggggcttagagacgATCCTTGATGctgacccacctccaccttgaactcctCTTTCAcatctacagcacatcttaccactgtcttagcactctcatacatgtcctgcaccactctaacatacttctctgccactccaaaCTTCCTcacacaacaccacagctcctctcttggcaccctatCGTACGCtttttctaaatctacaaagacacaatgcaactctttattaccttctctgtacttcttcaCCAGCATCCTTAAaccaaatactgcatctgatgtactctttctgggcataaaaccatatttctGCTTTCCAacgctcacctctgcccttaacctagcttccactactctttcccacagctaatgagccatacaatgaagctttatacctctgtaattgccgcagctctgcacatctcccttgttcttaaaaatcggcaccgatacacttctcctccattcctttggaatcctctcactctccaagatcttgttaaacaaactagtcagaaactctactgcctcCTCTCCAAATTAATTTTTTGATTAGTGTAATAAGTGAAATGTTAAATCTTAATCTTAAAATGTTTCTGCTTTACCCTGAATACATTTGAGGCTGGAATCAAAATATCAATGTGAAATGATCAGAATATCAGCTGTAATTTACTGATATTTAGATATTTCATTTGGGGtaatatcccaggagactggacagggtgccaatccatcgcagggcggacatatacagtacacacactaaaCCTCTTATTCACACAAAACGGGCAATTTgcaaacgccagttagcctaatctgcaggtctttggactgtgggtggaaacagaagtacccagaggaaaacccactaagtacggggagaacatgcaaactccatgcacacagagacaggaagcaTACCTGGGGGTGCacgacaacagtgctaaccactacacttaTACACTACTTTAAAATGATCACAAATATTGGAACATGTAACTGCCATTGGTTTCTTGGCTGAGGCTCTAAGCAAGCGTTTGTTGTTAAAGAGAATTAAGACCAGGGAGCTGTCTATGAGAGAAAAATCAGAAGGAAAACTCTAAATGATAAATACACCAAATAATGTGGCCCATAAGTATTTGTACATAATTGTgcctctgtactgtatgtcatctcaatctattttaaatgaagaaatCCCAATGTGACTGAATTTAAGAACTTAAGCTTTAATATAAGGACTTGACCATTCATGAGCATCTTTGAGTCCCTGCATGAGAAAGGGGTAGATATTATTTTCATCTGAATGTCTTatgctacccctgacccctgacGGGGAGCAGTTTGATGTGACATGGTTGCCTGTCTTCACGTGACTCAGAAGTCGTCCTCCACATCCCTTGGTAAGAGAGAGGAGACTACCTGTTTGAGAAAAGGTTCAGTACGCATTTGGTAGGTTGTTGGTTTGTGAAGCAACAACCTACCAAATAAGTAAGCTTTTAAATTATGTGAAAGGTTTTCATTTGATACCTACCAACCAGGCCAACCAGAATCCTACCTCCAAACTCAATTTCACCATTGCCTGTCTCACCATACAAAACCATTTTATGGAATTTACTTgattatttaagttgtaattgtGTCTGACGTTTCAGAAGCATCACAGTTCTTGTAAACTTTGAGAAAACTTTTCTAAAAggttataaacagttaaaaaaagggCATGTGTTGAAGGTTGGGGTTAGGGTTGCTGTTTAGAGGGATGTAGGTTAGAGGCCCGTCACTGCCAGGTCACCGCAGTTGAGTGCTTGGGCAAAATACAACCCAGCTCGAGCAGGCATGCAGTCCCGGTCCAAAGCTCAATTAGGTATGCTTCTGCAGCTGTTGTACAACATCTTGGCAAGATCTTACAGATCAAATGATACAATGTGTTAATTTTCTAGGATCAAAGTGACAAACCCTAAAGGAAATATATCAAAAACTAAGTTTAAAACCAAAAGGTATACAACTCTCAAAATACAATGATTTTGCACTCAATGAATTAGCCCCAGTCTGAGTGATTTCTGAAGGCTTAGAATTATTATACAGATATGTTTTCTTCTATAAACATTTAAGCACAGCCTTGACCTCAGTGCCTACTACAGGTATGTTCTCATCAGCACTACTTCTCAGCAGCAGCACAGCGTCTCTCTCGTGTGAATTTACTGATGAATTACTAACATAGTTACCACCCATACAACATTGTCAGCAGTTAAGCagcttttatatttacttttacagaATCACATATATCCAGAGCCATCAGTATCAATTAATGCATCCAACAGATTTCAAGTTCAATCAGTCCAAAAACTAAAACCTGGAGAGGTACAATAATATAGTaagaaaagcacacacacaacacttttTGATCTGTCCTCTATAGAGCATCCTCAGGAGTCCCTTGACGGCAAATCTTTTTCCAAACCGTCCGCCTGTGAATACGCTGGTGTGTTCGGAGATGACTTCTTTGATTGAAACTCTTTCCACAGTGTGAGCAGCGATGCGGCTTCTCCCCAGTGTGAGTGCGTTGGTGTCTTTGGAGAGCGTTCGACAGACCGAATCTCTTCCCGCACTGCAGACAGTGATACGGCTTCTGTCCCGTGTGAACGCGCTGGTGGTTTTGAAGAGTACTTTGTTGAGTAAAGCTCTTTCCACAATGTGAACACTGATAGGGCTTCTGTCCGGTATGAATACGCTGATGGTTTCGGAGAGTAGTTGGTCGAGAGAAGCTCTTCCCACATCCTGAGCAgagatacggcttctctccagtgtgaacgTTCTGGTGTATTTGAAAATGACTCTCTCGgttaaaactctttccacactgtgagcaatgATACAGCCTCTCTCCTGAGTGAACAGTCTGGTGTTCCTGGAAAGTTGTCTTGTGTTTAAAGCTCTCTCCACACTGCGAGCAgcgatacggcttctctcccgtATGAAGTCTCAGGTGTGTTCTGAGATTACCCCTCTGAGAAAAACGCCTCCCGCACTGTAAGCAGACGAACGGTTTCTCTCCGGTGTGAATCCGTTGGTGTTCTTGTAAAGAGCTCAGTCGAGGAAAACTCTTCTcgcagtctgagcactgatacggcttctctcctgtgtgaatgcgctggtgtcttCCGAGAGTAGATGTGCAGTTAAAGCTCTTCCCACACTGCAAGCACTGATAGggtttctctccagtgtgaacgCGATGGTGTCGTCGGAGAGCGCTTTTGCAGTTAAACCGTTTCCCACACTCcgagcagtgatacggcttctctccggtgtgaGTGCGCTGGTGGATTTGGAGTTTACTCTGGGAAGCACAGCTCTTTCCACAATTTGAGcaaatgtaaagtttttttttcacttttgagGAACTGCTGACAGGATCAGGTGCAACTGAGGTCGTTTGATGTTTACTGAAGTCTTTTGTAGGCATCATGGTTTCGTGGATGTCTAAgaagtaaaaagaaatgtataggACAGTATTGTGTTCTGTAAAGAGACTATGGTGTGCACCAGGCTTGTGTctaaaacaaatacagtacatatacaccgccaattaaaagtttggacactaAGGATAGTGTATATTTAATGATGAAAACGTCCCAAAATGTCTTAATGTAAGGTTAACTAGATTTGTGTGCTTTTCGTAACAGTACCcattttttatgtagtttttttGTACACATCTACACAACGCAACCGATATACATATGCCATTTCtatcacatttatttacaggGTCGGGCTGCCAGCTCTTTGCCCAATTGTATCTGATCACTTCATGGTGACggtccttgctcaagggctgaACAGTGATGAGATCTCTCGAACCAGAGATCTCCTGGTCAGCAGTTGAACACATGAACCACAGAGCCACCCCTGTGCAAATCCAGAGatgtaataaatgttaatgCTTTGTAATTTCTTGTACttgtactttattattatcTCATTGGGTTGAATTGTGGAGGTCgacctttaaaatgaaaaagaaactcAATAGTTCTACTGTATGTCCTATAAACAAGGTGGGTTACTACAACTATACTGATGCTATATACTGTTTCATAACTTACAACACATTATTAAGTTTAATGATttggtttattataaaataatgcaattCTTGTTCAGAGCAAAATCCAAATTATGCCCAGATTctgtacaagtttttttttttttataatataaggaTGTAAATTTGAAAACAAACAAGGATTCAAATGAAATATTGCTCCATCATTGAGgttaattaatgataataatgataaagttacttttcacatatcccagttatgaagctggggtcagacaggatacagcgccccctagCACAGAGAAGGTTATGGGCCttgctcaacagtggcaactaggtggtgctggggctcgaaccctcGACCTTCCTATCAATAACCCAGTAATCTACACAGCCTTAACTAATTGAGCCACAATTGATTCCCCAACCAAAGAATTATGctaaaatgaatgtaaaaatgtgcTGGTTTTTAAATGAGTTATCAAAGTTATATTCGAGGATTACAAATGTAATtggatctttatttttttattgatttaaggAGAGCAGCTTAGCAAGATAAGAATATAAGATgggcatatacagtattaggatTACATCTGCCTGAGCCTATTCAATTGGCTGTtgataggatttttttttatactgtactgttcaACTTGTTGATATTGTTTAATTTGCATTATGTGATTAATGAAGAAATCCATCTATTGATTCATCTTCTATaatgcttatcctgtatacagtgtcacagggggcctggagcctatcccaggagacttagggctcaaggaggggtacaccctggatgggatgccaatccattgcaaggcaATTAGCTTagtctgcatgtgtttggaaacCGGAGTAGCCAGAGGgaatccaccaagcatggggagaacatgcaagctccatgcacacagacacaaggtgggaatcgaaccctctaCCTCGCTGCCAAACTAATCCGATTTCCAATTGATAGATTCAAACTCCAAACTTTTACATTAATCAGTTTTACAAACAACCAAAATAaagcaactgaaaaaaaatatatatagacagCAGTGAGAATCTCATCTGAATTATTCATCAGGTTTAAACCCAGTGATCAGCACTAGACTTTATTCCATATGGAGCAGAGATCCATTTAGGATCCAGTCAGTAACTGATTCACTTTAACTCACCTCTGGATTTAAAAATCAGCAgatttctcctctcctctcttcttctGTTATTACTGCAGACGGAGGAGAACCCAACTGTATTCTTCTTCTCTGGTGGTTTCACATCTAAACCCTGGTTTACTGCCCCCTACTGGGCCGTGTTT
This genomic window contains:
- the LOC128518326 gene encoding zinc finger protein 239-like; amino-acid sequence: MTPTGDSSSHHTDSSTSDPLSNSSQIKKELHTRSDQGKTITSSNKLQTEKRTDSSEKPYHCSECGKRFSYMTSIRAHRLIHTGEKPFVCSQCGRSFRQKGNLTAHQRLHTKEMPYRCSECGESFKHRSTLQEHQTVHSGKMLYCCSLCGKGFNRESNFVRHQHVHTGEKSHHCLQCKKSFSLLSTLQRHQRVHTGEKPYHCSECGRSFKYKTTLKEHQSIHSGERLHYCSMCGKGFNRESQVRRHQSVHTGEKTYHCLPCGRSFSLLSSLQQHERVHNGDKPHRCSQCGKCFSLSSSLKRHQRVHTGEKPFRCSQCGQGFDLSKALRKHQLIHAA